In the genome of Afipia felis ATCC 53690, the window TTTCGGCGCTCTCACCACCTCCGTCGCAGGCTTGCGCACCCAGTCCTATGCCCTGGAGAACATCTCCGGCAACATTGCGAACTCGCAGACCACCGCTTTCAAGCGCATCGATACGAGCTTCCTCGACCTCATCCCCGATACCGGATCGAACGCGCAGCTTTCGGGCAGCGTGAGCGCGAGCTCGCGCGAAACCAACACGGTGCAGGGCGACGTACAGGCCGCGTCGGTCGCGACCTACATGGCGATCAACGGTGATGGCTTCTTTGCTGTGCAGAAGCCCGGCAGCTTCACCGACAACAACCCGGTTTTCGACGGCGTCGATCGCTTTACCCGCCGCGGCGACTTTACGCTCGACAAGAACGGCTACCTCGTCAACGGCGCGGGCTACTACCTCGAGGGCATTCCGATCGACCCGACCACCGGCAACCTCACCGGCAGCGTGCCGCAGGTGCTGAAGTTCGGCAACGACTTCCTGCCCGCGCAGCCGACCACGACCGTGACCTATCGCGCCAACCTCGCGAGCTATCCGCTGACGACCAAGCACGACACGTCGGTGCCGGGCTCCGAACTGTTGAATGTCGGCGACTTCACTTCGAACCCGCTGATCGTTGGCACGCCGGCGCAGCCTTATGTGAACGGTTCGAAGAGCGGCTCAGCTCAGAACAGCAAGGTGACCACACCCGCGCCTGCGCAGATTACGTCAGCCACAACGCTTTCGGGCGCGGCTGATACCGACTCGATCGGCGTCGATTTCGCGGTCGGCAACACCATCACCATCAATGGCACCCAGACTATCACGTTCGTCGCAGCCGGCACCGACACGACCGGCAATCCGAACCAGATTGCAATCGATGACACGATCGGTAGCCTGCTCTCCAAGATCGACACGCTGAACGGCAATACCAACCCAGCCACCGCGTCGTCGGTGAGCAACGGTATCGTTACTCTGAACACGGGCCTTGCCAACAATCTGTCGATTACCAGCAGCAATGGCGCGGCCTTTGCCACGTTGGGCTTCCCGACGTCGACGGTGACAGCCACTCGCAGCGGCGGCGGCACCGCGGGCACCGGTACGGTGATCGGCTCGGACTCGCAGAACTTCATTGACGAGTCGGTGTCAGGCGGCGCGACCACCGCCTACGACGTCTCCGGCTCACCGGTCAGCCTGCAGTTGCGCTGGGCGAAGACCGACAGTGCAAGCCTCGGCGCTGGCCACACCGACGTCTGGAACCTGTTCTATCAGACCGATCCGAATGCAACGGGCAGCGATGTTGCCTGGAAGAACGTCGGCGTGAATTTCACCTTCGGACCGAACGGCCAGATGAATCCGGCGGTGCCTTCGGTGACGCTGACCAACGCCACCATCGGCGGCATCGTGCTCGGCGACGTAACGATGAATTTTGGCGCGACCGGCCTCACGCAGTTCGCGGACGCTAATGGCAATGTGCAGGTCAACCAGATCCAGAACGACGGTTTCCCCGCCGGTCAGTTGCAGACGGTGTCGATCTCCAACAATGGCCGCGTCGTCGGCAACTATTCCAACGGCCGCAACATCGACCTCGCGGCGATCACGCTTGCGACCTTCAACGGCCCGAACTTCCTCAAGCGCGTCGATGGCGGCGCGTTCGAGGTGACCGATGAGTCCGGCCAGGCGCTGTACGGCAAGGGCGGCACCATCGTCGGCTCCTCGCTGGAAGGCTCCAACACCGACATCGCCGACGAGTTTACCAAGCTGATCGTTACGCAGCAGGCTTATTCCGCGAACACCAAGGTCATCACCACGTCGAACCAGATGGTTCAGGATCTCCTGAACGTTCTGCGCTAGCGCAATCCGCGCGTTCGTAGCTGAGATGGGCAGTTAGTTATGGGTCTGACACAAGCTCTTGCTACCGCGATGTCCGGTCTGCGTGCAAACCAGGCCGCGCTCACGCTCGTTTCTTCGAACGTCGCCAACGTTGAGACGCCGGGTTACGTTCGCAAAAGCGTCAATCAGGTTCAGACGACGACGGGCACGGGCAGTGCCGGTGTCACCGTCACCGGCGTCAACCGCGAACTGGATGTTTATGTCCAGAAGCAGGTTCTGACCGAGACCTCGGGTGCCTCTTACGCGAGCACGCTCGCGAACGCCTTGCAGCGGTTGCAGGGCATCTATGGTGACCCGAGTTCGGACACGACGCTGGAGGCGGCGTTCAACCAGTTGACGGCGGCGCTGCAGGCGCTGTCCACCACGTCGGATTCGCCGGCCGCGCGCACGACGGCGGTGAACGCGGCGCAGTCGCTCGCGCAGATGCTGAACTCGGCCTCTGCGGGCATCCAGTCGCTGCGTGCAGACGCCGAGTCTTCGATCAAGAGCTCGGTCGATGCTGCGAACAACGCGATGAAACAGATCGCGACCATCAACAACCAGTTACTGGGCACGACCGGCGATGATGCGGCTGCGGCCTCGCTGCTCGACCAGCGCGATCAGTACGTCGCGCAATTGTCGCAGTTGATGGATATCCGCGTCATCACCAACGATCGCAATCAGGTCACGGTGTTTACCAATTCCGGCGTGCAACTCGTCGGCAGCGAAGCTGCGACGATTTCCTTCGATGCGCAAGGCACGGTAACGCCGAATACGACCTGGAACTCCGACCCATCGAAAAGCACACTCGGTACGCTGACGCTGACGTTCCCTCATGGCGGCGATATTGATCTGATTGCGACCAACTCGATTCGCTCCGGTTCGCTCGCGGCCAATCTTCAATTGCGCGACCAGACGCTGGTGCAGGCGCAGGCGCAGATCGACCAGCTGGCCGCTTCGATGGCGAGTGCGCTGTCGGACAAGGTCACGTCCGGTACCAAGGCCGATGGTCCGCCGGCCAACTTCTCGCTCGATCTGACCGGACTGCAGAATGGCAATAACGTCCAGTTCACCTATACGGATTCGGCGAACAAGACCCACACCGTCACACTGGTGCAGGTCAACGACCCGTCAGTGCTGCCGCTGAAGAACAGCGCCACCAATGATCCCAACGACGAGGTTTTCGGCGTCGATTTTTCCCAAGGCGTGGGTGCCGTCATCTCGCAACTGAACGGCATGTTCGGCGGTGCCGGATTGCAGTTCTCGAATCCCACCGGTGAGACGCTGCAGATCAGCGGCGACGCAGGTGGAAATGCGGTGGTCAATTCGGCGACGTCGACGATCACTATGACGAATCTGACGAGCGGCAATCCGGAGTTGCCTTTATTCGTCGACAACGGCGTACCTTACACCGGCGCGATCACCGCGACTGGCTCGCAGCAGATGGGTCTCGCGGGGCGGATCAGCGTCAACAACCTTCTGCTCGCCGATCCGTCACGGATGATTATCTACGGCGCGGGGACGCAGTCGGGCGACACCACGCGCTCGGATTTCATTCTCTCCAAATTGACCCAGAGCTCGTACTACGTGTCGCCGCAGACCGGGATCGGTTCGAGCTCGACGCCGTTCAAAGGCACGATGCTGAGCTTCCTGCAGCAGTTCACCACGATGCAGGGACAGGCGGCTGCTTCCGCGCAGCAACTCGCCGACGGCCAGAACGTCGTGCTCTCGACGCTGCAGAACAAGCTGAACTCGTCGTCCGGCGTGAATATCGACGAAGAGATGGCGCATCTGCTGGCGCTACAGAATGCCTATTCGGCGAATGCCCGCGTCATGTCCACGGTGAAGGACATGTTCGACTCGCTGCTGCAATCGATGTGAGGCTGCAATGACCATTGAAGGCGTAAGCGGACGGACCTCCTACCTCGGCACCTCGCTGATCAACATCAAGACCCAGCTCGATACGCTGACCCAGCAACTGGCGAGCGGCAAGAAGTCGACGACCTATGCCGGCCTCGGTTTGGACAGCGCGTTCGCGACCGGTCTGCGGTCGCAGTTGTCGATGCTGTCCGGTTACCAGAGCACGCAGACCAACGTCACGACCCGCATCAATGTCGCCAACCTGTCGCTGCAGAGCCTTGTCGACATGCGCACGCAGGTGCAGTCGGCGGCCACCGGGGCATCGCAGGTTCTCAACGCCAGCGGCCAGACGTCGGGCCAGCAGATCGGCTATGCAGCGTTCACGCAGGCGATCGCAGTTCTCAATACGCAATCGGGCGACCGCTATCTTTTCTCCGGGCGCGCGACCGACACGCCTGCCACGGCGTCTGCCGATGACATTCTCAACGGCGCCAACGGCAAGGATGGCCTGAAGGCGGTGATCGCCGATCGCCTGATCGCCGATCAGGGCACGGGCAGCATGGGTCGCCTCACGACCGACGCGACCACCACGCCCGGCGTGGTGACCGTGGGCGAAGATGCCGCCGGCTCGCCGTTCGGCTTGAAGCTTAGCCGCGTTTCCACCTCGATCGGTGGCGCAGTGGTGTCGCAGCCGTCAGCGCCCGATCCGGCAACGCCCTCGTCCGAGACGATCGATCTCAACACCGCGACGCCGAAGGAAGGCGACACCGTCACGTTCACCTTCACTCTACCGGACCAGACCACGGAGACGGTGCAACTCACAGCGACGACCGCATCGCCGGCGCCGAGCGGCAGCTTCACCATCGACGCCGATCCGACGGTGACAGCGGAGAACATGAAGACCGCGCTCGACTCCTCAATCCAGACGCTGGTGAAGGGGCCGATGGTGGCCGCGTCGGCGATGGCGGCAGGCCAGAACTTTTTCGACAATCCGCCGCAGCGTGTTGGTGGCGGCTCTCCGGTGTCGCCAACGGCCACCACGCTGGTCGATGGTTCGGCCACGACCGTGCAATGGTACACCGGCGAGCAACTCGCCAACCCCGATGCCGATGCACGCGGCACCGCGGTCGCGCAGGTGGACGGCTCGGTTTCAGTGAGCTACGGGGCGGCTGCGAACGAAAGCGCATTCCGTAACCTGCTGCAGAACATGGCGGTGTATGCGGCGGTAACGACGACGGTCGATCCGAATGATCCGAATGGCCAGACCCTTGCCAATGCGCAGATCTCGGCACTGAACCAGCGCGTCAATTCCAATCTCGCGGTCCAGCCCGGTGCGACCTCGGTCGAGGATATCGAGGCGCAGTTCGCCGGCGCTCAGGCGGCCACGAAATCGGCGACCACGCGGCAGACGCAGACGACATCTATGGCCCAGACGATGCTCGACCAGATCCAGGGCATCAACGACGACGAAGTCGCCGCCAAGATCCTGGCGCTGCAGACCAGCCTGCAGGCATCCTACCAGACCACGGCGTCGCTCTATCAGTTGAACCTGCTGAAATTCCTCTGAAGCAGATCGAACGAAAAAAGGGCTTCCTTCTGGAAGCCCTTTTTTTCATGACCGTGTGGAGGTTGTCAGGCGACGCCTTGAAGTGACGAAGCCGAAGCGTTGCGGCGGGCCTGGTCGAGAAGCTCTGCCTCGTGAGCGATCAGCTTCCGCGATTCCTTGAGCGCCTTGTAATAATCGCCGCTTAAGATGTGGTTATTGATCTCCTGGATCGCCGGTATCGAACTCGGCATCGCGGCCAGAAGGTCGCGCACCAGATCAAAATAGACCGCGTGATGTTTCTGCGGATCCTGGGTGATGTACATCAACTGTACCGCCAGATAGAGCAGCTTAGCCGGCGTATCGGCGGTGGCGGGCGTAAGAATGTCCTTCTCGCGCAGGATCGGGATGCGATCGCCCTCGATCAGGATTTTGGCGCGCTGCTCGGTATTGGTGATCACGCACGAGCCGATGATGATTTTCTCGTGCGGCTTGAGCTCGACTTTCAAGGCCATCTGTTGCCCCCGGATTTGATGTGGTTGTTATTCCCGGATTTGACGACGCCTCGTCGTCCGCAGGGCGATCCTTTCCGATCATAGTTAAGGGACGGTAAATAAAGCGGGTCGCCGCTGTTGTGCCGCATTCGGAAAATGTCGAGCGTTTTCAATGAAATCGCTCAAGCTGCGGCATTTGGAATTCCGGACAAAGTGCGGAAAACCGGCACAAACCGATTCATACCTTCTTAGAGCGTTCGTCCCAATGTCCCGAGCATCGTCACCAGTAAAGGTGGCGTCACGCTCACACACGACGTGCTCTTACCAGAAAGGTTAGTACAATGTCAGATATCGTTCTCTCGGCGTCGGTGCGCCAGAACCTCCTGTCGCTGCAGTCGACCGCCGACCTTCTCTCCACCACCCAGACCCGCCTTGCCACCGGCAAGAAAGTCAACTCGGCCCTCGACAATCCGACGAACTTCTTCACCGCTGCTGGCCTCGACTCGCGCGCCAGCGACATCAACAACCTGCTGGACTCGATCGGCAATGGCGTGCAGGTGCTGCAGGCTGCCAACACCGGCATCACCTCGCTGCAGAAGCTGGTCGACAGCGCGAAGTCGATCGCCAACCAGGCTCTGCAGGTTCCGACCGGCTATTCCACCAAGTCGGAAGCCAGCGCCACCATCACCGGCGCAACCGCGGCAAACCTGCTGGGCACCACGACCACGACCTATGCTGCCGGCTCCTACACGGGCTCGGTGGTGAAAAACGACAATACCGGTACTGCAGCTAACATCACCGGCTCTACCATTCTCGGTGGTACTGCGGGCGCCGGTTCGGACAACCTCGGTTCGGCGGCTGCGCTGGACGGCAAGACGCTGACCATCAACGGCAAGACGCTCACCTTCTCCTCGTCGGCCTCGACGGACGCTGATCTCT includes:
- a CDS encoding flagellar hook-basal body complex protein, coding for MGIFGALTTSVAGLRTQSYALENISGNIANSQTTAFKRIDTSFLDLIPDTGSNAQLSGSVSASSRETNTVQGDVQAASVATYMAINGDGFFAVQKPGSFTDNNPVFDGVDRFTRRGDFTLDKNGYLVNGAGYYLEGIPIDPTTGNLTGSVPQVLKFGNDFLPAQPTTTVTYRANLASYPLTTKHDTSVPGSELLNVGDFTSNPLIVGTPAQPYVNGSKSGSAQNSKVTTPAPAQITSATTLSGAADTDSIGVDFAVGNTITINGTQTITFVAAGTDTTGNPNQIAIDDTIGSLLSKIDTLNGNTNPATASSVSNGIVTLNTGLANNLSITSSNGAAFATLGFPTSTVTATRSGGGTAGTGTVIGSDSQNFIDESVSGGATTAYDVSGSPVSLQLRWAKTDSASLGAGHTDVWNLFYQTDPNATGSDVAWKNVGVNFTFGPNGQMNPAVPSVTLTNATIGGIVLGDVTMNFGATGLTQFADANGNVQVNQIQNDGFPAGQLQTVSISNNGRVVGNYSNGRNIDLAAITLATFNGPNFLKRVDGGAFEVTDESGQALYGKGGTIVGSSLEGSNTDIADEFTKLIVTQQAYSANTKVITTSNQMVQDLLNVLR
- the flbT gene encoding flagellar biosynthesis repressor FlbT; translation: MALKVELKPHEKIIIGSCVITNTEQRAKILIEGDRIPILREKDILTPATADTPAKLLYLAVQLMYITQDPQKHHAVYFDLVRDLLAAMPSSIPAIQEINNHILSGDYYKALKESRKLIAHEAELLDQARRNASASSLQGVA
- the flgK gene encoding flagellar hook-associated protein FlgK, producing the protein MGLTQALATAMSGLRANQAALTLVSSNVANVETPGYVRKSVNQVQTTTGTGSAGVTVTGVNRELDVYVQKQVLTETSGASYASTLANALQRLQGIYGDPSSDTTLEAAFNQLTAALQALSTTSDSPAARTTAVNAAQSLAQMLNSASAGIQSLRADAESSIKSSVDAANNAMKQIATINNQLLGTTGDDAAAASLLDQRDQYVAQLSQLMDIRVITNDRNQVTVFTNSGVQLVGSEAATISFDAQGTVTPNTTWNSDPSKSTLGTLTLTFPHGGDIDLIATNSIRSGSLAANLQLRDQTLVQAQAQIDQLAASMASALSDKVTSGTKADGPPANFSLDLTGLQNGNNVQFTYTDSANKTHTVTLVQVNDPSVLPLKNSATNDPNDEVFGVDFSQGVGAVISQLNGMFGGAGLQFSNPTGETLQISGDAGGNAVVNSATSTITMTNLTSGNPELPLFVDNGVPYTGAITATGSQQMGLAGRISVNNLLLADPSRMIIYGAGTQSGDTTRSDFILSKLTQSSYYVSPQTGIGSSSTPFKGTMLSFLQQFTTMQGQAAASAQQLADGQNVVLSTLQNKLNSSSGVNIDEEMAHLLALQNAYSANARVMSTVKDMFDSLLQSM